CTCCCTCTGCCTCTGGAGGGCTCTGCAGGTTTAACGTCCGGCTTGACATGGGCTCCTTCTGATCCCTATGCTCTTCACCCAAAGAGAAACCTTCCAcattcatttcaaaaacatCCCTAATTGCTTGGATATCAAAAGTGGGCATGCCCTGATCGTCTGATGAGACGTCTTCCTTCGCTTCATTGTGAAGCCACTCTGCGGAAAGTGGGAGGATCTCCTTTCTGATTGTTTTCTCCGTTGATGTCAATTGATCTAAGAGAGCAGACAAGTCAACCTTGGGGAGATCCTCCTTTTCTTTGTGTGAATGTTCCTCTTGGCTTTCCTCCAGGTCTGGGCCGAGTCGTTCGGGAATAGGAATGGGTTCCTTGCGTCTATAGGTTGGATTCATTTCAGCTTTTTGGGCCTCCTCAAAGAACGCTTTCTTTTCTTTAACTGAGGCAGATGATGGCTCAGCGGTATCTTCAGGGACACTCTGGATCTCAGAGCTACTCTGGGGGTCATTTGCGTTCAAAGCCTCTGGATCTTCAGAGGTATGGTTGTCTATCTTTGCAGGTTCCTTGTCAAGTGTCTCCGCTGGGCTGCAGCTGCGTCGTTTTATCTGGCAATGGAATGACGCCGGTGTTTCCACAATTTCCGATTTCTTCTCAGAGATCAGTTGTGGAGAAATGAGCGGTGGGGGGGTGACGCCGCGTAAGAGCTTGGCCGTCGTGTCTTTGAGCCTCTCCAAGTTCTCTGCTTTGTCAAATGTGGGTGAGGGTGTGATTCTGGTGAGGCGTGCCGTAGGGGTTTGGCAGCGCCGTGGCGGCGGCGTGGGAGGTGTGGCCGGCCTGTGCAGCAGCGTCGGTGACGGGGTGACCCTCTGGGGGGACTGTGTCCTTCGGATGGACTCAATGGTGATGAATGTTGGCGAGGGAGGGCGCGTTCTCAGTGAGGGTGAGGGAGCTCGAAGATCGGTACACTTCACTTGACTTGTTTCTTCTTTCCTGCTCTCCTGGAAGGTCTTTGTTTGGTTCTGCACTTTGGTAGAACCAACGCTGATCTTGGATATTGTGGTGCCCGTAGCCGACTCCTCAACAATCTCACACAAACGCGTCTCCTTCATATCAACTTCTTGAGTTGTTTCTTCCACAGTAGACCCCCCTGGTGTGGGACCCACTTCTGAAACCGAACCAAGCACAGTTTTGGAAACCGCTTGGATGTGAGGAATGAATCCCGGCGCTTGCTGCTTTGGAGCTTCCACTTTTGATGTTGATTTGACTTTTTCGGACTCAACCGCCTCTTTAATTGGGTCGGCTCGATTCTCCTGACGAACGTCTGTCACCGCTTTCTTCTTTCGCACTCCCTCAAGTTGATTTTGAGGTTCCTTGTGTGGTTCCTTCTTGGTGTGAACGTGTTCTTCTGAAACAACTACGGCTTGGAGTGTTTGATTGGACCTTTCTGTAATGGCCACCTTTGATTCCGTGCCAGCGTCCTTAGTTTGACCCGATTGTGCCCCCGCTTTCGACTTTTTGggcttctttttcttctttgtcgGTGTTGACGTTTGTGGCTGGCTGCCAATGCCATTTAAAGTCTTTATCTCCTGTTTTAACTCTGCTTTCATCTCCGTTGCCGGAAGCTTCTCCTCCACCTGCGTCTCCCTCTCTTCTGCCATCTTCACATCCAGCTGAGTTTCACGGTGATGACTCTTTGCCACCTTTTGATTGGCTGTGTCAGCTTTAATTGTCACAGTAGCTTCCGTCGTCTTTGATTCATCAGTGACTTTTTCTCTGCTTGTGATTTTATTATCAGGGTCAGCTGCCGTAATATTTTTctcagatgtttgtttttttgtcttggtCTCCGCTTGGGATTTCCTGAAAGTCTGCTGAGGTGTTTCAGGTGTGACTTTTTTAACAGTATCGTCTATGTTCCTTTTAGGTTTCTCAGATCCTTTCACACGTTTCTTCTCGTCAGctgtttctttttctgtttttactaAACTAGCGACTGCTGTGTGAACTTGCTGGGTAACAACAGCCTGAGTTGAGGAAACAGAGACCGTTTGATGAGTCTTTTGTCTGCTGGAAGTCACGGAGGAGGCCTTTTGGATAGAGACAACATTGGAGGTCTCATTAGAGAGCATTTCCTGCTTGGCAGATGATATTGTGGTGGAGCCTGTGAGGATTCTTTCCTGGCTGGCGCTGACGTTGCCCTGGATGCTACTGGAGATGACAACCTGCTTGGATGTGGAGGAGTCTGAGCTGTAAGACGTCTGCTTTCCCTCATCAGCAATGTTCTGAAGAGCCACAGTAAGGGCGTCATTTACATGAGGAGGAGTTGGAGTGCTCGGAGGAGTGCTGTCCTCCTTCAGTTTGCGGTACTTTTCCTCTGCTTTTATTAACGGGGTGTTAAATTTACTGGCTTTGCCTTTCATCTGAGGAGGAGGCGAAGGAGGGGGAGTGAATTTTATAGGAGAGATGCAAACTTTCCTTAAAGGTCGCGGCGATTCTGGTGGTGGAGGAATTTCAGAGGTTGAGGTTGATGTCCGTGTGGTCGTTACGGACTTGCTCACTCCTGCCACATGGTAGGATTCCACTTTGGACTCCAGCTTGGGGACAGGGCACAAAGTTGGAGCTTTCACTTTCTTGACTGTCATCTTTTTGGCCTCCACTGGGGAGACCTGAACCACTTCTGCTGGAATCCTTTCTAGATCTTGCTCAGGCGGAGGCGGAGGGAGGAAGTCCTGTTCGTTGGTAAGAggcggaggtggaggaggaaggTGATCAGCGTCAGAATCCACAGAGGGCGGTGGAGGCgtgggaggaggggggaggtCCATGTCGAGCACaagtggaggtggaggaggaggcagaTCGGGCTCTGACGTTGGTCCTTTCAGGGTGTAAAGACTGGTTTCCactttggttttatttaatcgTATCATTCCTTTTGGTTTCAGGTTGCAGAAGtcagtttttaatgttttaatgccATGATTTTGTGTGATTGTTTTGTGCTCCACAACGTTTTTAGCTTGCTCGTTGCTCCGCTTCTCCACCGTACAAGACGTTGATTGAATGCTTTCAGTTTCACTGGTGACAGACTGACTCACAGTGGAAACGGCGGTTTTTATTTTCTGCGCGTTCCTCTGTGCTTCAGCATTCAAATTCTTAACGGGAGGCCTCTGCTTCACTCGGACTCTCCTGTAGGCGCCCTGTCTCACTTTGGGAGCTTCACGCTGTGCAGTTTCCAGCAGAGACTTGATGGTGCCTTTCACGTCACCCTTTACCACTTCCTCCTTTTCTACCTCCGCTTGCTCGTGCATCTCATATAAAGACTTGATTGACATCTTGACACCGCCTTTCAGCTCTTCGATGCTGCAGCTCCTTTGCATTTTCGGAGAGGAAGGAGGCTCCATCAGGAGCTGAATTGTTCCTTTGACGTTCCCCTGAACATCTATCTCCTGCTGGCACGCTCTCTTCTCAGCGGAAGCATCGTGTAGGGATTGTATGGCCGTGTGAATATCGCCCCTCACAATTTCTTCCTTCTCCACCTCCCGCACAGACCGCTTGGCCAGCTCCAGAGATCTTAGCGTGGCTTTAACATCTCCAGGAACGAGATCCTCAACAGCAGCTTCCACCCGGGAAGATGCAGATTTCTCAAGAGATCTCAGAGCTCCCTTGATGTTTCCAGGAATGATATCCGGCTTCTCCATTTCCCTGTGACGATGTTGCGCCCTCTCGAGGCATCGCAGAGTTTTGGGGATGTTGCCTTTCATCACCTCCTCTTTCTCCACAACGACGGTCTGGTTCGCTGACTCAGACAGGGAAGTCAAAGCAGCTTTCAAATTCCCTTTCACAATCTCGTCCCTTTGGTGACTCTCCGACGACGGGATGGGTTCCGTCATGAAAACTTTCACCGTGTTATGAACGTCGCCGGGTATGACATCATCCACCGTGCGCTCCACTTGAGTTTGGTTGCGACTGAGGATGACTTTGGTGCCCTTGATGTCACCGCCGATGATCTTCTCTTTCTCTATCGTGTCGCTCGGCTCTTCATCGGGTTCTAAATGGAGCTGTTTCAGATAGCTGAGGGCCCCAGATTCGATACACGTGGAGTAAAAATGGACATTTCCCTTCTCAGTGTCATCCACCGTTATCTTCTTGGTCAGGTCGGGCTCATCCTGGCTGGAGAGTCTCTGCAGAGCGCTCCTGATGTCTCCTTTCACAACACCTTCTTTTTCAACATCAACACAGTCCTGTTTGTTTAGAAGGGAATATATGGTCATCCGAACATCTCCTTTCTCGTCCTCCTGAATGAGAATTCCATGTTTGGCAGAACCACTTTCACCAAAAAGCTTATTTATGGCTTCCTGGATGTCCCCTCCTATAACTTCTTCCTTTTCAATACTTTTAGCGCTCTCCTGGTTGAATAGCTGCCGCACCGTGGTGCTGATATGACCCTTCTCTTCAGACTCGATGACCACCTGCCGCTCCTGTTTTTCCTGTCTGTTGAGTAGGTTCATCATGATGGTCTGCAAATCCCCCCTGATGACCTCCTCTCGCTGAATCTCAGGAGTTTGCTGATTCATGAGGTGATATTTTGCCATCCTAACATCTCCGATTTCATCAGATTCAATCAGTATTCCTTTGGACGTTACCATTTTCTGACTGTAAAGCTCCTCGAGCGTCCCCTTGACGCTCTTGCCCATAATTTCCGCCTTCTCTGATCTCGTCGCGTTAAAGTCATCAAAAGGCGTCGTTTCAAAGAGCCATGTTGTTGACTTTACATCCGCTTTGAGAATTTCCTCTGGAGCGACATGCGTCTCCTCGCTCTCGTCTACTTCCTTGATGTGGTCGAGGGGATTCTTCTCAAAGAGCCACACGGAATGCTTCACATCTCCCTTCGCCACCTCCTCCTTTTGAACGCTCTCAATCAGGTTTTCCGAGCTCAGGCTTCTGATTTTGTCAATGGACTGGGTTTCAAATCTCCACCTGGCTGTCCTGACGTCAGCCTTTTGTATCTCGCTGACGTTGACGGTTCTGACAGACCCCTGCCACGCGGCGTCTGACTCGAAACGATCCTTATTCATTTTCACATTGCCACCTTGAATGTCCTCCACGGTCTTCATCAGCAGCTTACCGTCTTCACAAATCCTGTCAAGAGGTTGGGTCTCAAACCTCCACTTTGCTGAGGACACGTCTCCTTTTTGCTCGTCCCGCTGTGTGACAGATTTTATAACGTACACCTCATCCGAGTCCTTGATGGCGTCAAGGGGTTTGGTTTCGAACAACCACCGCGTTCCCACCACATCGCCTCGTGTCACCTCTTCGCTAGTGACAGTGGTGACCTCGTGGTAATAGCCGTCTTTGTCCTGGATGGCGTAAAGAGGCTGGGTTTCGAACATCATGGTGTAGTTTCTGACGTCGCCCTTCTCCTCGTCACCGCACACAATCTGCATTTTGGACAGCTCGGTTTCAGAGGCCGCCTCCTTGATTTTATCCAAGGAGAAGGTCTCAAAGATGAAGCGGCCCTGGTCTACGTCCCCTCCGTGTACATCCGTTACAGTGCGGCCTTTCACCGATTCCTCTTGGCCCTCATGTATGGCGTCTATGGACTGGTTTTCAAAGAGCCATTTGCAGGTCAGGACGTTCCCTTTCTGTATGTCCTCGGTCTGCGCTCTCTTAAGATGCTGCATCACTTCCTCAGAAGTCGATGTGATGATATCGGGTGTGTTGTGCTCAAAAATGTACTTCTTTCGTGACACGTCTCCAGAAGCAACGTCAATCTCGGTGATGCGCTTGAAAGCGCTCACATCCTCCCCAGAGAGATTCTCCAGTGTCTCTGTCTCGAAGAGAAAGCACGCCGTTCTTACGTCTTTCCCCCGAATGTCCTCTTGATTGACAGTGCATGTTTTCAGTGTGGTCTCCGTCTCGTCGCGTATGCTATCGAGTGCTTGTGTTTCAAAAAGCCACGTGCACGTTTTAACATCCCCTTTTGGCATTTCCTCACATCCATTTTCACTCCTTGAGTCCCCCTTTTCGTACAGGACGTCCATCGGTTGGGTCTCAAAAAGCCACTTGCAGGATTTGACGTCTCCCTTCACCACATCTTGACTTTTACTTTCCATCTCCTCATCCTCAATGTTGCTGAAGTACTTTATGGAATCCAGAGGCTGGGTTTCAAAGAGCCACTTTGCAGTTTTAACGTCCCCAgattccatttcctgtttggaTACGCCCTTAATAATTTGGTATTTGTCAATGCTTTCGTCAAATTGGTCGATGGGCCGCGTTTCAAACATCCACTTGTATGTTGTAACGTCTCCGCTCACCACCTCTTCGTGACGCACGGTCTTCACCTGGTGGAAGTGTCCGGAGCCGTCTTGCATGGCATACAGGAGCCCCGACTCAAACAGGTTGGTGTTAGATCGGACCGAACCGCTTGTGACGCCCTCCACCAGCATCCTTTGAGACTCATCCCATCGGTTGAAATCTGTGCTCTCAAACATTAGCGTGTAGTTTGACACGTCCACTTTGTCAATTTCTTCCAGGTCGATTGTTCGGATGACCTCCTTCCTTTCATCTCGGATCTGCTCCAAAGGTTGGCTTTCAAATCGCCACTTTTGGTGGCGAACAtctcccctctcctcctccgctTCATCTCTCTTTTTCAGCTTGCCCACCTCTGCGAGCTCCTTGGGCTCCTCGGTTGGGATGGTCTCGAAGTAATGCCTGGCTGACTTGACGTTTCCGGCAATAATTTCCTCCTTGGTGAGCGGGAGGCTGTTGGAGTCATCTTTCAACGTGTCCATGGGCTGAGTCTCAAACACCCAGCAGTTTTTACGAACGTCTGCTCTGCAGCGTGTGCCGTCTTCCTGCGTGAGGTCCTCCTCAATGTTGACCGTGCGCGTCACCTCTTTTCTCTCGTCTCGGATGTGCTCCAAAGGCTGACTCTCGAAGCGCCACTTCTGGTGTCTCACATCGCCTTTCATTTCTCCGTTCAGCACCGTCTTTTGAAGTTTTCCTACTTCAGGGAGGTTCCTCCTCTCGGTTTGAGGGCTGCTTTCAAAGAAGTTCCTGGCCGATCTGACATTGCCCCCGATTATGTCTTCAACAGACTGAGGTTTGCGGTTGGAATCATCCTTCAGAGAATCCATGGGTTGAGTCTCAAAGACTAAGCAGTGTTTGCGCACATCCGCCCCGACTATCTCTTTCTCAGTGTTTGAACTTTCCAGCTCGTCCAGGGAATTCAATGTCTTTATCTCAAACAGCCATCGACCCCAATCACCTTTGCTGCTGTCTTCCATGGAGAGACTACACAGCAGCTTCAGCGAGGAAGGAGGGTCCTTCGCATCCAGTGGTTGGGTATCAAAAAGCCAACGTGACGCGATGGAGTTCTCCAGTTCCGTTTCAATTTTGCGCACAGATTTAATCTCCAGCATCTGACTGGACTGTCCCATGATGATGCACTTAAACTGAGTGTCAAAGGTGCTTGTGATTGTTTTCACCTCGTCATTGATTTCTTCCAACACTGATCTCAAACTCAGCAGGCGGCTCTCATCGACGGTCTCCGTGTGTCCGAGCTTTTCCATGTGCTTACCATCCACCATGTAGATGGTGGCGTTGCCGTCCTCTTCTGTGAAAAGGATCTCTTTGGTGAGCTCCTCCTCCCTGATCATTTTATTTAGACTGTCCATGGTTTGGGTTTCAAATAACCATGCTGCGGCACGCACGTCTCCTTTGTCAAATTTATTGAATTTATAGTCTGTGGAGTTGGCGTCGCGTGGACCCAGCTCATCCACGGTCTTTGTCTCGAACATCCACGCCGTGCGTCTCACGTCCTTTCCCAGAATCATCTCCTTTTCGCTAATCTTTGTGTTATCGTCGCCTTCATCGGGGGATTCATCCTTGATGGCATCCAGTGGCTTGTTTTCAAAAACCCACCGCCTGGCCTGAACATCACCAGGTAGAATCTCTTCCCATTCGTATTCTTCATCGGTGATGTCGGCATCCTCCTCGTACGTGTACTCTTGGTTGTTCACGCTCTCGTTGTACTCGTTGTAGAAGTCCTCTTCGATATTTTTGCGAAGCTCGGGGTGAATGTGCTTGTACAAACGTTTCAGCTCAGACATGTTCCTTTGCTTTATGTAAGCTTCTCTGCTAAGAAGGTTCTTTGCTGGGTTTGCTGGTCCTGCCTCAGGTGAGTAATGCCCGGCAGGAATATTTTCACCATCTGATGGCATTTGGAGTAAATCGGGCGGTGGCGGCGGAAGGTAGTCACAATCCTCAATGGCTGCTGGTGGTGGCGGTGGAAAGTCCTGCTCGTCCATCACGGCTTCCATTGTTTCTTCTGCTGCCGCCACCGTGTGCACCTCGTTAGTCGCTGTGGTGCTCTGGCTTACATTGGAGGACCACTTAGATCGATTGATGTCATGGCCAATCTTATTCAAAGGGCACAAGTGTGTAAATAACTTGAAATCCCCCACATAATTCCACATTATAATTATCCCTGCAGATAAATCTTTTGTTGCCATTATGGACACAGACATCTACAAAAAAGgcatgaatatgaataatttCGGTCGGGAAATGCAAATGATCACCTTGATTGGTTTATGCGGGGCGGCCTCCTCTATGGTTCTTTCAAAGTGAGCTCTCAGTTCTTTTGTTGTGTACCTGGGAAATTCCTCTTCTGCTCAGAAAGAGAGAAGAAGCACCACTTCCGTGAGCTTGCTAGTGACAATGACGCAATGCAGGTCAATAGCTTACCTTCATTTTCAGGCTTTATATCACTCTTATCCAAGTTACTGTCACTGTCTGACACCTACGTGCGTTTTAGAAGAGACACAAGCAGTTAGAAATCATTTGGTGCAAATATGCTATACTGGACACAAAATTAGCTAATGTTGtataaaaagcattaaaaaaaagctttaaaaatggaACAATGAAGAAGGCAGTtccaaacaaaacataacatatttaagcaaagttgatcaTTAAAACTCTTAAACGGCTGAATTATTGACCCTGGTTTTGCAACGATAGAGGAAGCCATTCTGTGacagatgaaaaataaagtacCGTGGTTTCTTGGCTGGAAAGTATCTGCTGACCACCTGAGACCACCCGTCGAGCGCCGCTTGACAGCGAGAGTTCTGAGTGCGACATTTCCTGTGATGATGAAAAGAATGGCGTCAGATGTGCGGCGGGTGTGTGGAGTGGATGCCGTGGATGCACCAGTGTGCTCTTAGGCTGAGTCGATCATCATCACACTGTCACTTTCCTCTCGGTGGTGGACACAGCATGTCTACATGCGCGTCACAGTACATGCACGTGTGATGATGTATGAATATAAATCatatttcctgttttgccaaCAATAATAATTCCTCTCTATCAAGTTTCATGAAAATTGACTGAAACTCCATGGAGACATAGTTAAGTACGTATAAGAAGGGAATTAGTACTAAgtcattcttattcttattgtCTGTCATGCATGATGCTTCTACCTGCACGCTTCTGTGCTGGAAATGGAAGTGGCTAACATGAGATGTGCTAGCAGAACTTTCCTGGATCTCAAACTGTTTCCTCACACCGGCCAGCCCCCCGGGCAGGGAGCAGACCTCGGGTTCCTCCATGACCTAACAGGAGGCAGGGAGCTTCGTTAGACGTCTCCACACCTTCAACTCACAGCATGTCTACATGCACGTCTACATGCACATGTGCAGCTCCATCTACatctccagcatcccccccccctctcctcaCCCACACCACAAActcacttcattcattttccttctTACAATACAGTTCTCAAGGGGCGGTTGAGGTCACAAGACCTCACCAGATAAAATCCATCTCACACATGGcatgtctcagccatggcatgtctaaGCCATGGCATATCTGTCTAAGCTATGGTAATTTCTGTCTCACCCATgccatgtccgtctcagccatgtcaTGTTcctctcagccatggcatgtccgtctcagccatggcatatctgtctcagccatgacatgtccgtCAATGCCGTGGCATGTCCGCCTCAACCATGGCATATCTGTGACAGCCATTGcatgtctcagccatggcatgtctgtctcagccatggcatattggtctcagccatggcatgtccgtctcagccatggcatatccctctctgccatggcatgtccgtctcagccatggcatgtccgcctcagccatggcatatctGTCACAGCCATTGCATGTTcgcctcagccatggcatatctGTCACAGCCATTGcatgtctcagccatggcatgtccgtctcagccatggcatgtggaCTCTCTCTGCTGGCTCAGTAGCGAGTCTCCATGCGGTGGGAAAGATAACGTCATGTCTCAAACCGTGACAAAGTGAGGGAGGAATATTCAAACCACGATATAGTGAGGGACACCCGGATGACCTTACTTTCATTCTCGTATGACAGGAATGTTATAGAATAAAGGTGTAATGGTGACACTTTGACGCTGAAGTGAATAAAGTGAAGGatatgatttttctttttatggaAAACACAATCAAAGGGGAGGCTGAAAAGCCATATAGGTAATATTCCATGGATTGACTGGAAAGCCTTAAAAGTGAGGGTTTAGCGTTTTCACGTCCTGTTAAGCGCTGCCAGGAGAGAGTCATGTTTCTTTGCTATTTATGCACGCGCCCTTGGAAGGCTTCTGATCCCTGCTGCAAAACTGTCATCACCTCCACGAATATGGCCTGACAATATCAGCGTTAAAGGTGACAATATCAGCGTTAGAGGGTACAATACCTGCATGCTGCAGTACAGCAACGCTATACCTTGCAGCACAGAAGGACCACAAACACACCAGCATCATGAAAGCACACCTCCACTCTTCTTCTAATCACAAACCAGCAAGGAGGAACGTCACGCTACATATGAAACGTGCTCTGCTCGGCAtggcgtgttttttttcatgctacATATGAAACGTACCCTGCTCGGCAAGGCGTGGTCTGCTCGCTGGGTAACAGCAGCCTGGTACATGATGGTCTTACGGTGGGTGGGCGGTGTGGGCCCAGAGTGGAACTTTCTTTCTATGCTTGAAATCTTTCAGGAGGTCCCGCTCGGCTTCAACGTGCGCTGCCAGCAGCTAAAGACAAGAAAGCGGCTTCACCTTTCATGCACTTTTCTCCAATGCAACTTCTTCAACATCTTTTAAAAAGCCGAACAACACCAAACATCTGCACATTATCATCATGATATCAATCAGCTGTGTCCAAACAGGCTCCCGGCAAGGGGCCATGTCCTATAAAATGAAAGGACGCTTGGGTCATTGTCATATTTTCTTAATATGActtaatatgtcatattttctcaatATGActtaatatgtcatattttcttaaTATGACAATATAGTATATTTCATAATTGAAGCATCTCAGTTTTGTGTTGACTTTAtatccataatattataactctCTCCTCTACCAAATTTTCcccaaatgacaactttattttctcattttcttaTGGTGtctcgtaatattctgactaTTCTGACATCTAAATATAGTAAACTAAATAtagttgtgatttttggaaaaagtcgCAACTTTACAAGAATTAATATACATATGCCAATAAACAAGTAATATTGTTAGGCGGGAAAGCCATGTTTGT
This is a stretch of genomic DNA from Doryrhamphus excisus isolate RoL2022-K1 chromosome 9, RoL_Dexc_1.0, whole genome shotgun sequence. It encodes these proteins:
- the xirp2b gene encoding xin actin-binding repeat-containing protein 2 isoform X2; its protein translation is MAETDMAWVMEEPEVCSLPGGLAGVRKQFEIQESSASTSHVSHFHFQHRSVQEMSHSELSLSSGARRVVSGGQQILSSQETTVSDSDSNLDKSDIKPENEEEEFPRYTTKELRAHFERTIEEAAPHKPIKIGHDINRSKWSSNVSQSTTATNEVHTVAAAEETMEAVMDEQDFPPPPPAAIEDCDYLPPPPPDLLQMPSDGENIPAGHYSPEAGPANPAKNLLSREAYIKQRNMSELKRLYKHIHPELRKNIEEDFYNEYNESVNNQEYTYEEDADITDEEYEWEEILPGDVQARRWVFENKPLDAIKDESPDEGDDNTKISEKEMILGKDVRRTAWMFETKTVDELGPRDANSTDYKFNKFDKGDVRAAAWLFETQTMDSLNKMIREEELTKEILFTEEDGNATIYMVDGKHMEKLGHTETVDESRLLSLRSVLEEINDEVKTITSTFDTQFKCIIMGQSSQMLEIKSVRKIETELENSIASRWLFDTQPLDAKDPPSSLKLLCSLSMEDSSKGDWGRWLFEIKTLNSLDELESSNTEKEIVGADVRKHCLVFETQPMDSLKDDSNRKPQSVEDIIGGNVRSARNFFESSPQTERRNLPEVGKLQKTVLNGEMKGDVRHQKWRFESQPLEHIRDERKEVTRTVNIEEDLTQEDGTRCRADVRKNCWVFETQPMDTLKDDSNSLPLTKEEIIAGNVKSARHYFETIPTEEPKELAEVGKLKKRDEAEEERGDVRHQKWRFESQPLEQIRDERKEVIRTIDLEEIDKVDVSNYTLMFESTDFNRWDESQRMLVEGVTSGSVRSNTNLFESGLLYAMQDGSGHFHQVKTVRHEEVVSGDVTTYKWMFETRPIDQFDESIDKYQIIKGVSKQEMESGDVKTAKWLFETQPLDSIKYFSNIEDEEMESKSQDVVKGDVKSCKWLFETQPMDVLYEKGDSRSENGCEEMPKGDVKTCTWLFETQALDSIRDETETTLKTCTVNQEDIRGKDVRTACFLFETETLENLSGEDVSAFKRITEIDVASGDVSRKKYIFEHNTPDIITSTSEEVMQHLKRAQTEDIQKGNVLTCKWLFENQSIDAIHEGQEESVKGRTVTDVHGGDVDQGRFIFETFSLDKIKEAASETELSKMQIVCGDEEKGDVRNYTMMFETQPLYAIQDKDGYYHEVTTVTSEEVTRGDVVGTRWLFETKPLDAIKDSDEVYVIKSVTQRDEQKGDVSSAKWRFETQPLDRICEDGKLLMKTVEDIQGGNVKMNKDRFESDAAWQGSVRTVNVSEIQKADVRTARWRFETQSIDKIRSLSSENLIESVQKEEVAKGDVKHSVWLFEKNPLDHIKEVDESEETHVAPEEILKADVKSTTWLFETTPFDDFNATRSEKAEIMGKSVKGTLEELYSQKMVTSKGILIESDEIGDVRMAKYHLMNQQTPEIQREEVIRGDLQTIMMNLLNRQEKQERQVVIESEEKGHISTTVRQLFNQESAKSIEKEEVIGGDIQEAINKLFGESGSAKHGILIQEDEKGDVRMTIYSLLNKQDCVDVEKEGVVKGDIRSALQRLSSQDEPDLTKKITVDDTEKGNVHFYSTCIESGALSYLKQLHLEPDEEPSDTIEKEKIIGGDIKGTKVILSRNQTQVERTVDDVIPGDVHNTVKVFMTEPIPSSESHQRDEIVKGNLKAALTSLSESANQTVVVEKEEVMKGNIPKTLRCLERAQHRHREMEKPDIIPGNIKGALRSLEKSASSRVEAAVEDLVPGDVKATLRSLELAKRSVREVEKEEIVRGDIHTAIQSLHDASAEKRACQQEIDVQGNVKGTIQLLMEPPSSPKMQRSCSIEELKGGVKMSIKSLYEMHEQAEVEKEEVVKGDVKGTIKSLLETAQREAPKVRQGAYRRVRVKQRPPVKNLNAEAQRNAQKIKTAVSTVSQSVTSETESIQSTSCTVEKRSNEQAKNVVEHKTITQNHGIKTLKTDFCNLKPKGMIRLNKTKVETSLYTLKGPTSEPDLPPPPPPLVLDMDLPPPPTPPPPSVDSDADHLPPPPPPLTNEQDFLPPPPPEQDLERIPAEVVQVSPVEAKKMTVKKVKAPTLCPVPKLESKVESYHVAGVSKSVTTTRTSTSTSEIPPPPESPRPLRKVCISPIKFTPPPSPPPQMKGKASKFNTPLIKAEEKYRKLKEDSTPPSTPTPPHVNDALTVALQNIADEGKQTSYSSDSSTSKQVVISSSIQGNVSASQERILTGSTTISSAKQEMLSNETSNVVSIQKASSVTSSRQKTHQTVSVSSTQAVVTQQVHTAVASLVKTEKETADEKKRVKGSEKPKRNIDDTVKKVTPETPQQTFRKSQAETKTKKQTSEKNITAADPDNKITSREKVTDESKTTEATVTIKADTANQKVAKSHHRETQLDVKMAEERETQVEEKLPATEMKAELKQEIKTLNGIGSQPQTSTPTKKKKKPKKSKAGAQSGQTKDAGTESKVAITERSNQTLQAVVVSEEHVHTKKEPHKEPQNQLEGVRKKKAVTDVRQENRADPIKEAVESEKVKSTSKVEAPKQQAPGFIPHIQAVSKTVLGSVSEVGPTPGGSTVEETTQEVDMKETRLCEIVEESATGTTISKISVGSTKVQNQTKTFQESRKEETSQVKCTDLRAPSPSLRTRPPSPTFITIESIRRTQSPQRVTPSPTLLHRPATPPTPPPRRCQTPTARLTRITPSPTFDKAENLERLKDTTAKLLRGVTPPPLISPQLISEKKSEIVETPASFHCQIKRRSCSPAETLDKEPAKIDNHTSEDPEALNANDPQSSSEIQSVPEDTAEPSSASVKEKKAFFEEAQKAEMNPTYRRKEPIPIPERLGPDLEESQEEHSHKEKEDLPKVDLSALLDQLTSTEKTIRKEILPLSAEWLHNEAKEDVSSDDQGMPTFDIQAIRDVFEMNVEGFSLGEEHRDQKEPMSSRTLNLQSPPEAEGGVQQSTVPPPQENVQEITPTYPSALSESKSITEVDEFGSKVTRTNVSQQSGGASTQPPPFSYADAVKRKAVAARRTQTYDQEATENLLKNFHQTWKESETVFESLGYAVSEEVTSRVVSCHQTSAISGSSAEVGAVRGVSTEGLPDGWMDCGQKKVP